One Enterococcus silesiacus genomic window carries:
- a CDS encoding PTS glucose transporter subunit IIBC, whose translation MKAKIMDSMQKFSKAMFVPVLILPIAGILIAIGNVFTNPRLIERLPFLDNPVTMGFGSILSASLLPILTNLGIIFCVGIALGLANKKKAEAAFTSLLGYLVFLYAMNKFMELRGMLVDPAELQGSGQTLVLGIQVLDMGVFLGIILGLVVALVHNRFIDTVFNNAFQVYGGARFVFIILIPLLVALAIVFSFVWPIVQTGIDNLGGVIKETGNFGIFIYGTLERLLIPTGLHHLVYTPFLYTSLGGVADIGGQVFEGARNIYFAEIADPAIKVLSSSVIWDARGISKMFGLVGACLAMYQTAKPENKFKVKAILIPAVVTSFIAGVTEPIEFSFMFVAPMLFVIHSALSGLSMVALNMLGSRAIGPNGFIDFVLYNLPLGIEKTRWPVYIAVGICFFFIYYFTFKLLITKLNLKTVGREDSGQETKLFTKKEYKQKQQAQPVPSNSDGLNGQIISDSDQLSAVIVKGLGGDENIKSIDNCYTRLRLKVVNPALVDEELLKVETEAKGVIKNGESVHVVYGLTVPQIRENLEKYLGREEEE comes from the coding sequence ATGAAAGCAAAAATCATGGATTCAATGCAGAAATTTTCAAAAGCAATGTTTGTACCGGTATTGATCTTGCCAATCGCTGGGATTTTAATTGCAATTGGAAATGTTTTTACCAATCCACGGTTAATTGAGCGGTTACCATTTTTGGATAATCCAGTCACTATGGGTTTTGGTAGTATTTTATCCGCATCATTATTACCAATTTTAACGAATTTAGGCATTATTTTTTGTGTGGGGATTGCTTTAGGTCTTGCAAATAAAAAAAAGGCTGAAGCAGCATTTACTTCTTTATTAGGGTATTTAGTTTTTCTTTATGCAATGAATAAGTTTATGGAACTGCGTGGGATGTTGGTTGATCCAGCTGAACTTCAAGGTTCTGGTCAAACGTTGGTTTTAGGGATTCAAGTGTTGGATATGGGGGTATTTTTAGGGATTATTTTAGGGTTGGTTGTGGCTTTAGTCCATAATCGATTTATTGATACAGTGTTTAATAATGCGTTTCAAGTTTACGGCGGTGCTCGTTTTGTTTTTATTATCTTAATTCCATTATTAGTAGCGTTAGCAATTGTCTTTTCATTTGTTTGGCCGATCGTTCAAACTGGCATCGATAATTTAGGCGGTGTGATCAAGGAAACAGGGAACTTTGGGATTTTTATTTATGGTACCTTGGAGCGTTTGCTCATTCCAACAGGCTTGCATCATTTAGTTTATACACCATTTTTATACACGTCTCTTGGTGGAGTGGCAGATATTGGTGGTCAGGTGTTTGAAGGGGCACGGAATATTTATTTTGCGGAAATCGCGGATCCAGCAATCAAAGTATTATCGTCAAGTGTTATCTGGGATGCACGTGGTATTTCTAAGATGTTTGGATTGGTGGGCGCTTGTTTGGCCATGTATCAGACAGCAAAACCAGAAAATAAATTTAAAGTAAAAGCCATTTTGATTCCGGCCGTAGTGACCTCATTTATTGCAGGTGTGACTGAACCAATTGAATTTTCATTTATGTTTGTGGCACCGATGCTCTTTGTTATTCATTCTGCTTTAAGTGGGTTGAGTATGGTCGCTTTAAATATGTTGGGTTCAAGAGCGATTGGTCCGAATGGTTTTATTGATTTTGTTTTATACAACTTACCTTTAGGAATTGAAAAGACTAGATGGCCTGTCTACATTGCCGTCGGTATTTGCTTCTTTTTCATCTATTATTTCACGTTTAAGCTGCTGATCACTAAGCTCAACTTGAAAACGGTTGGCAGAGAAGATTCAGGACAGGAAACTAAATTATTTACTAAAAAAGAATATAAGCAAAAGCAACAAGCGCAACCTGTCCCAAGCAATTCAGATGGCTTAAATGGACAAATAATATCAGATTCAGACCAGTTGTCAGCTGTGATCGTTAAGGGGTTAGGTGGAGACGAGAATATTAAATCGATTGACAATTGTTATACTCGTTTACGTTTAAAAGTTGTAAATCCAGCGTTAGTTGATGAAGAGCTGTTGAAGGTAGAAACAGAGGCGAAAGGGGTCATTAAGAATGGGGAAAGTGTTCATGTAGTTTATGGCTTAACCGTTCCGCAAATTCGTGAAAATCTAGAAAAATATTTAGGTAGAGAGGAAGAAGAATAA
- a CDS encoding zinc ABC transporter ATP-binding protein: MHYLEVKDLTFYYDDEPVLEDVSYYVDPGEFVILTGENGAAKSTLIKSTLGLLKPTKGKITIAKENTTGEKLSIGYIPQQVASFNAGFPSTVIELVRSGRFPRNRWFKPLTKRDHQHVEKALKAVGMWDMRHKRIGELSGGQKQRISLARIFATDPDLFILDEPTTGMDETSRNEFYRLLKHNAHDHGKAILMITHDHEDIKSYADRQIRLVRKEDSEWRCFHMSSDIA; the protein is encoded by the coding sequence ATGCATTATCTAGAAGTCAAAGACCTTACATTTTATTATGATGATGAGCCAGTCTTGGAGGACGTTTCCTATTATGTCGATCCTGGTGAATTTGTGATTCTAACAGGAGAAAACGGTGCAGCCAAATCGACATTGATCAAGAGTACTTTAGGGTTATTAAAACCAACTAAAGGAAAAATCACGATCGCAAAAGAAAATACAACAGGTGAAAAACTGAGTATTGGTTATATTCCTCAGCAAGTGGCGTCATTTAATGCAGGGTTTCCAAGTACCGTGATCGAGTTAGTGCGCTCAGGCCGTTTTCCACGTAATCGCTGGTTTAAACCATTGACAAAAAGAGACCATCAGCATGTGGAAAAAGCCTTGAAAGCAGTTGGCATGTGGGACATGCGTCATAAACGGATCGGTGAACTTTCTGGTGGACAGAAACAACGCATCAGTTTAGCGCGTATTTTTGCGACAGACCCTGATTTATTTATTTTAGATGAACCAACAACAGGGATGGATGAAACGTCTAGAAACGAATTTTATCGCCTTTTAAAACATAATGCTCATGATCATGGTAAAGCGATTTTGATGATTACTCACGATCATGAAGATATCAAATCTTATGCAGATCGACAAATCCGTTTGGTTCGTAAAGAGGACTCCGAGTGGAGATGCTTTCATATGAGTTCAGATATCGCATAA
- a CDS encoding zinc ABC transporter substrate-binding protein has protein sequence MRKNNWKYIVGFLLMAAMLTLTACGQTKEQDNSGKSDTIKVVTTFYPMYDFAKNVVGDAGDVQLLIPAGTEPHDYEPSAKDIAKITDADVFVYNSHELETWVKDVLENVDEKKVAVVEAAGSIDLMAGAAHDHDEEEADHEEHDHDHELDPHVWLDPVLAQKEVEAIRDALVKKYPDKKETFEKNATAYSEKLKELDSEYKEAFTNAKNKTFVTQHAAFGYLAKQYGLTQESIAGISPDQEPSPSRLAELKKYIKEHNVSVIYFETSASSKVAETLASETGVELAVLNPLESITQKEQDQGEDYISAMKANLEALKKSVK, from the coding sequence ATGAGAAAAAACAACTGGAAATATATTGTAGGATTCCTTTTAATGGCAGCTATGTTGACACTAACTGCTTGTGGGCAGACAAAAGAGCAAGACAATTCTGGGAAAAGTGATACAATAAAAGTCGTGACAACTTTTTACCCAATGTACGATTTTGCTAAAAACGTGGTCGGTGACGCTGGAGATGTTCAATTATTGATCCCAGCTGGAACAGAACCTCATGACTATGAGCCAAGTGCCAAAGATATTGCCAAGATCACAGATGCAGATGTGTTTGTGTACAACAGTCATGAATTAGAGACGTGGGTCAAAGATGTTTTAGAAAATGTTGATGAGAAAAAAGTTGCTGTCGTAGAAGCAGCAGGTTCGATCGATTTAATGGCTGGTGCTGCTCATGATCATGACGAAGAAGAAGCAGATCACGAGGAACATGACCATGATCACGAATTAGATCCTCATGTTTGGCTAGATCCAGTTTTAGCCCAAAAAGAAGTTGAAGCGATTCGCGATGCACTAGTCAAAAAATACCCAGATAAAAAAGAAACATTTGAGAAAAATGCGACAGCGTATAGTGAAAAATTAAAAGAGTTAGATTCAGAATATAAAGAAGCATTTACGAATGCTAAAAACAAAACGTTTGTCACACAACATGCTGCGTTTGGCTATTTAGCAAAACAATACGGGTTGACACAAGAATCGATTGCTGGAATTTCACCAGACCAAGAACCATCACCAAGTCGTTTAGCCGAGTTGAAAAAATATATTAAAGAACATAATGTGTCAGTGATTTATTTTGAAACATCTGCTTCATCAAAAGTTGCTGAAACCTTAGCAAGTGAAACAGGGGTAGAACTTGCGGTGCTTAATCCGTTAGAAAGTATTACCCAAAAAGAACAAGATCAAGGTGAAGATTACATTTCAGCGATGAAAGCCAACCTTGAAGCATTGAAGAAAAGCGTTAAGTAA
- the ipk gene encoding 4-diphosphocytidyl-2C-methyl-D-erythritol kinase (An essential enzyme in the nonmevalonate pathway of isopentenyl diphosphate and dimethylallyl diphosphate biosynthesis) produces MEIIEKAPAKINLGLDALYKRQDGYHELEMIMASVDLADRLTFELLPKNEIVIETNSSFLPVDRRNHVYQAAELLKNTFHLTQGVKIYIEKRIPVAAGLAGGSSDCAAALRGLNRLWNLGLSVEELAELGSVIGSDVPYCIHGGTAFVTGRGEKIEFLPAMPQCWVVLVKPKMSVSTSSIFSSLSFNSVQHPDIIGLKRAVETDDYQLMTEKIGNALEGVTIKRHPVIQQIKDRMLKYGADAALMSGSGPTVFALCEKKTRAQRIYNGLKGFCDEVYIVRTLK; encoded by the coding sequence ATGGAAATCATAGAAAAAGCGCCCGCAAAAATCAACTTGGGGTTGGATGCTCTCTATAAAAGACAAGATGGTTATCATGAACTAGAGATGATCATGGCTAGTGTAGATTTAGCCGATCGGCTGACCTTTGAACTGTTGCCGAAAAACGAAATAGTGATCGAAACAAATAGCTCCTTTTTACCAGTGGATAGAAGAAATCATGTGTATCAAGCCGCAGAACTGTTGAAGAACACGTTTCATCTTACTCAGGGAGTTAAAATTTACATAGAAAAAAGAATCCCCGTAGCAGCAGGTTTAGCTGGAGGCAGCAGTGACTGTGCCGCAGCCTTACGAGGATTGAACCGCTTATGGAATTTGGGTTTGTCAGTGGAAGAGCTAGCGGAATTGGGGAGTGTAATTGGCTCGGATGTTCCTTACTGTATTCATGGTGGGACGGCTTTTGTCACAGGACGTGGGGAAAAAATCGAGTTTTTACCAGCGATGCCTCAATGTTGGGTCGTTTTAGTAAAACCCAAAATGAGTGTTTCTACTAGTTCGATTTTTAGCAGTTTATCGTTTAACAGCGTTCAACATCCTGATATTATTGGATTGAAGCGAGCAGTTGAAACGGATGATTATCAGTTGATGACTGAAAAAATCGGCAATGCTTTAGAAGGCGTGACGATCAAACGTCACCCAGTGATTCAGCAAATCAAAGATCGGATGTTGAAATATGGAGCAGATGCAGCGTTAATGAGCGGCAGTGGTCCAACGGTCTTTGCATTATGTGAGAAGAAGACCCGAGCACAACGAATTTATAACGGGCTAAAAGGCTTTTGTGATGAAGTGTATATTGTGCGGACGTTAAAATGA
- a CDS encoding ATP-dependent Clp protease proteolytic subunit (hydrolyzes proteins to small peptides; with the ATPase subunits ClpA or ClpX, ClpP degrades specific substrates), with translation MSEQEKVKEEQKQPDLLAEKMMGTRTIIISSEINEQMAKEVCTQLLLLESINDEPINLFISSNGGHVDSGYLIFDMINFIKPKVNIIGSGWVVSAGALIYLSSEKERRYCLPNTRFMIHEPSGGTQGQSSDMEITAKEIIRTREKINQLIAKETGKDIEQVKNDTARDYWLNAEEALEYGIVNKIITHRSEIV, from the coding sequence ATGAGTGAACAAGAAAAGGTCAAAGAAGAACAAAAACAACCAGATTTATTGGCTGAAAAAATGATGGGGACTAGAACGATCATTATTTCCAGTGAAATCAATGAGCAAATGGCAAAAGAAGTCTGTACGCAGTTACTATTACTAGAATCAATCAATGATGAACCAATTAATTTGTTTATCAGCAGTAACGGAGGGCATGTTGATTCTGGTTATCTGATCTTTGACATGATTAATTTTATCAAACCAAAAGTGAACATTATTGGTTCAGGTTGGGTAGTTAGTGCAGGGGCGCTTATCTACTTATCCAGTGAAAAAGAGCGTCGTTATTGTTTGCCAAATACCCGCTTTATGATTCACGAACCCTCAGGTGGAACACAAGGCCAATCCAGCGATATGGAAATCACGGCCAAAGAAATCATTCGCACAAGAGAGAAAATCAACCAGCTTATAGCGAAAGAGACTGGTAAAGATATTGAGCAAGTCAAAAATGATACAGCAAGAGATTACTGGTTAAATGCTGAAGAAGCGCTTGAATACGGCATTGTCAATAAAATCATCACACATAGAAGTGAGATTGTCTAA